In Stigmatopora nigra isolate UIUO_SnigA chromosome 11, RoL_Snig_1.1, whole genome shotgun sequence, the following proteins share a genomic window:
- the sona gene encoding uncharacterized protein sona — protein sequence MECAVDIPAGEDETTEKDGVNCKEGIETPQKKNKKHKKHKNKKKKKKKKGEKDSSSDSESEAEAASLKPVRTTRSSARLAAKAGDSAGQNEEMKTDCVDKEGDAKSKKHKRHAAKKKKKKKKKDEKKAQSRSSSDSSSGSGSESETDGRAGAGDGKSSSAVASSQHEPVSKISTVNNKGDENLFPSLPKPEQPEEKNEVPHDMDVSQSAEKKTSDSEKNTSENEKNSDSEKKTCEMTNDNQANGTEDVLISPPPHSDGVTNTGTVQVKEEASLEDSSFSHAHELPDIIPKQEANTPRDEPLEKDESSVKQQTTVKECESPKSGSPLPVMGPHIKRSDSRHSRSPSSSPPKRQNDEQTIVTLEQPPKDHSRSASKDKKSPSTRKNRQLSRSISRSPSPKTRRKSVSPRSKSPKRARRRSRSNSRSHSPRRKSLRSPRKSKSPKRRRSSLSVSPRRHRSPIATRRRSSRSPKRRLHSLSRSPRRGRRSKSRSRGRLRRSRTRSPRRGGASGRRSRSRSFGRVRRSRSRRLSRRSRSRSLARRTGGRRSRSRSMSRHRRSPLPRARRSRSRSIRRSRRSRSRTPVSYKRQRRSRTRSPRKRTKSRTPNYRWRSKTRSPLRRRSRSPGRRKRSPPRSSKRSKSRSLPRRRRSKSRSLLLSRKKSKSPRSHVRRSKSKSVSVGLRRSKSRTPSVSSDRPSDRSSRARSASPPLQKMIFPNAEQVSLETAVAEAEPTSSAGDWQSVTSLVACSSSAGEVQDRPKVPNAVPVEEDGKKSEEASKCHDQEVSWTTSSAQDPAPGLREPASVPQIPASLPQVPACLPQVPACLPQVPASIPQVPTSLPQVPVALPQVPAPVPQRPSPVPQAPASVGRAPASVARAPASVSRAPASFPRSPASLPMGPASFLLGPASFLLGSTPFLQGSTSFLQGPASFPKVPVFVPQVSASVPQVPASVPQVPASVPQVPASVPKVPASFPKVPVFVPQVSASVPRVPASVPQVPASVPQVPASVPQVPSSVPQVPSSVPQVPASVPQVPASVPQVPASVPQVPASVPQVPASVPEVPASVPQVPASVPQVPASVPQVPASVPQVPASVPQVPASVPQVPASVPQVPASVPQVPTSVPLVPASVPQVPASVPQALVPDHKERVFGPQEPRPDPKEPIFGPQEPTPDPKEPVFGPQEPMPDPKEPVFGPQEPMTDHKEPIFGPQEPAPGPKDPIFGPQEPTPDIKEPIFGPQEPAPGPKEPVIGPQDPKSGPKDAVFGPLGSVFGPLGPAFGPLEPAFGPLKPAFGPQEPAFGPQEPAFGPQEPAFGPQEPAFGPQVPAFGPLEPIFGPQEPPISYRESDTGHPDGSGCSEASAEDVESADLPCLSADAHHEGLLKNFSTNLTGEELSSSPTRHREPSRSPSPQKRSKSPGRKRESASPSEKKKRRSKSRSPSRRKKSSPSRSATRRKRSRSKSRTKVRRSKSRSPARKRRSRTPNARMRKRSKSADRNKRSRSRSATRRKRSRSVERGRRSRSRSSERRRRSRSRGRGKRPVFRSRSFDRRDRWKREPSHSPVLILRKQRRSGSRTRRSASKSPPRLTDLDKDQLLEIAKANAAAMCAKAGVPIPESLRPKAILQLPLPTPSPGPLSLPLPLPLPMGMGMPNMPNMGPMGLPGIPGMPNMSNITMSAAMASMTAATMTAALTNMGALAAMPPLAPLPSITNKPPPSLAPPTPSLNLDHIEEAKRKVTQQANIHTIKELTEKCKMIANSKEEMAVAEPHVSDDEF from the exons ATGGAGTGTGCGGTGGACATTCCTGCTG GCGAGGATGAGACTACAGAAAAAGATGGCGTGAACTGCAAGGAAGGGATTGAAACacctcaaaagaaaaacaagaaacataaaaagcacaagaacaagaagaagaaaaagaagaagaagggtgAAAAAGACAGCAGTTCGGACTCTGAGTCCGAGGCAGAGGCAGCTTCTCTAAAACCTGTTCGTACCACGAGATCCAG TGCAAGGTTGGCGGCAAAAGCCGGAGATTCCGCCGGGCAGAATGAAGAGATGAAAACAG ATTGTGTGGACAAGGAGGGagatgcaaaatctaaaaaacacaaaagacacgctgctaagaagaagaaaaagaagaagaagaaggatgaaaagaaagCCCAATCTCGCTCATCGTCTGATAGCAGCTCTGGTTCAGGCTCGGAATCTGAAACGGATGGGCGTGCAGGGGCAGGAGATGGCAAATCCTCTTCAGCGGTAGCATCTAGCCAGCATGAGCCAGTGTCCAAGATCTCAACAGTAAACAACAAAGGGGATGAGAACCTTTTCCCCAGTCTGCCGAAACCGGAACAACCTGAAGAGAAGAACGAGGTTCCACATGATATGGATGTTTCGCAAAGTGCAGAGAAGAAGACAAGTGATAGTGAGAAGAATACGAGTGAAAATGAAAAGAACAGTGATAGTGAGAAGAAGACTTGTGAGATGACAAATGATAATCAGGCCAATGGAACGGAAGATGTTCTCATATCCCCACCGCCACACTCAGATGGGGTAACAAATACAGGAACAGTTCAGGTTAAAGAAGAAGCCAGTCTAGAAGACTCTAGTTTCAGTCATGCCCATGAACTTCCTGACATTATTCCTAAACAGGAGGCAAACACTCCTCGAGATGAGCCATTAGAGAAAGACGAATCCAGTGTAAAGCAGCAGACAACAGTGAAAGAGTGTGAGTCACCAAAATCAGGGTCTCCGCTCCCCGTTATGGGCCCACATATTAAGCGGTCTGACTCGAGGCATAGTCGCTCACCGTCATCGAGTCCTCCCAAGCGGCAAAATGATGAACAAACAATAGTGACGCTAGAACAGCCACCCAAAGATCATTCGAGATCAGCCTCAAAGGACAAGAAATCTCCCAGTACCCGAAAAAATCGCCAGCTCTCGCGTTCAATCTCTCGCTCTCCATCTCCTAAAACTAGGAGGAAGTCTGTCTCCCCACGCTCCAAGTCCCCCAAGAGAGCTCGCCGTCGTTCGAGGTCTAATTCTAGGTCGCATTCACCCAGAAGGAAGTCGTTGAGGTCCCCGCGAAAGTCCAAGTCGCCAAAACGTCGGAGGAGCTCGCTGTCCGTGTCGCCGAGGCGACACAGAAGTCCCATAGCTACAAGAAGAAGATCTTCGAGGTCGCCAAAACGCAGGTTACACTCTTTGTCTCGGTCTCCGAGGAGAGGTCGGAGATCAAAGTCCCGCTCACGCGGACGCTTAAGGCGCTCCCGAACCCGCTCTCCGAGACGCGGTGGCGCCAGCGGCAGGCGATCCCGCTCCCGGTCTTTTGGCAGGGTGCGTCGCTCTAGATCCAGACGCCTCAGCCGCCGATCCAGGTCGCGTTCTCTGGCAAGGCGGACGGGTGGCCGACGCTCAAGGAGTCGTTCCATGTCACGACACAGGAGGTCACCGCTCCCCAGAGCGCGGCGCTCACGCTCCAGATCGATCCGCAGGAGCAGGCGGAGCCGCTCGCGCACCCCGGTCTCCTACAAACGTCAACGACGCTCTCGAACGAGGAGTCCCCGAAAACGGACCAAATCCCGAACTCCTAATTACCGCTGGCGCTCCAAAACCAGGTCTCCGCTCCGAAGGCGCTCTCGATCCCCTGGCAGGAGAAAGCGGTCTCCGCCGAGGTCTAGCAAACGCTCGAAATCCCGCTCGTTGCCTAGAAGGCGCAGGTCGAAGTCACGTTCGCTACTGTTGAGCAGAAAGAAGTCCAAATCGCCAAGGAGCCATGTTAGAAGGTCAAAGTCAAAATCTGTCTCTGTTGGCTTGCGCAGATCCAAGTCCAGAACCCCGTCTGTGTCAAGTGATAGGCCATCTGATAGGTCGTCCCGTGCCAGATCTGCATCACCCCCTCTTCAGAAGATGATTTTTCCTAATGCTGAGCAAGTATCCCTAGAAACGGCAGTTGCGGAAGCCGAGCCCACTTCTTCAGCAG GTGATTGGCAATCTGTGACCTCACTGGTTGCTTGCAGTTCTTCAGCTGGTGAGGTGCAGGATCGGCCTAAGGTCCCTAATGCTGTCCCTGTTgaagaagatggaaaaaaaagtgaggaaGCCAGCAAATGCCATGATCAGGAGGTTTCCTGGACCACATCTAGTGCCCAGGATCCTGCCCCTGGCCTCCGAGAACCTGCCTCTGTCCCCCAAATACCCGCTTCTCTCCCCCAAGTACCCGCCTGTCTCCCCCAAGTACCCGCCTGTCTCCCCCAAGTACCCGCCTCTATCCCCCAGGTACCCACCTCTCTCCCCCAAGTACCTGTCGCTCTCCCCCAAGTACCCGCTCCTGTCCCGCAAAGGCCCAGCCCTGTCCCCCAGGCGCCCGCCTCTGTCGGCCGGGCACCCGCCTCTGTCGCCCGGGCACCCGCCTCTGTCTCCCGAGCACCCGCCTCATTCCCCCGGTCACCTGCCTCTTTACCCATGGGACCCGCCTCTTTCCTCTTGGGACCCGCCTCTTTCCTCCTTGGATCCACCCCTTTCCTCCAGGGATCCACCTCTTTCCTCCAGGGCCCTGCCTCTTTCCCCAAGGTGCCCGTGTTTGTGCCCCAGGTGTCCGCGTCTGTCCCCCAGGTGCCCGCGTCTGTCCCCCAGGTGCCCGCGTCTGTCCCCCAGGTGCCCGCGTCTGTCCCCAAGGTGCCCGCCTCTTTCCCCAAGGTGCCCGTGTTTGTGCCCCAGGTGTCCGCGTCTGTCCCCCGGGTGCCCGCGTCTGTCCCCCAGGTGCCCGCGTCTGTCCCCCAGGTGCCCGCGTCTGTCCCCCAGGTGCCCTCATCTGTCCCCCAGGTGCCCTCGTCTGTCCCCCAGGTGCCAGCGTCTGTCCCCCAGGTGCCCGCGTCTGTCCCCCAGGTGCCCGCGTCTGTCCCCCAGGTGCCCGCGTCTGTCCCCCAGGTGCCCGCGTCTGTCCCCGAGGTGCCCGCGTCTGTCCCCCAGGTGCCCGCGTCTGTCCCCCAGGTGCCCGCGTCTGTCCCCCAGGTGCCCGCGTCTGTCCCCCAGGTGCCCGCGTCTGTCCCCCAGGTGCCCGCGTCTGTCCCCCAGGTGCCCGCGTCTGTCCCCCAGGTGCCCGCGTCTGTCCCCCAGGTGCCCACGTCTGTCCCCCTGGTACCCGCATCTGTCCCCCAGGTGCCCGCATCTGTCCCCCAGGCACTGGTGCCTGACCACAAGGAGCGCGTCTTTGGGCCGCAAGAACCCAGGCCTGACCCCAAGGAGCCCATCTTTGGACCCCAAGAACCCACGCCTGACCCCAAGGAGCCCGTCTTTGGACCCCAAGAACCCATGCCTGACCCCAAGGAGCCTGTCTTTGGACCACAAGAACCCATGACTGACCACAAGGAGCCCATCTTTGGGCCCCAAGAACCCGCACCTGGCCCTAAGGACCCCATCTTTGGGCCACAAGAACCCACGCCTGACATCAAGGAGCCCATCTTTGGGCCACAAGAACCCGCGCCTGGCCCCAAGGAGCCCGTCATTGGGCCCCAAGATCCCAAGTCTGGCCCCAAGGATGCTGTCTTTGGGCCCCTGGGGTCTGTGTTTGGGCCCCTGGGGCCTGCGTTTGGGCCCCTGGAGCCTGCGTTTGGGCCCCTGAAGCCTGCGTTTGGGCCCCAGGAGCCTGCGTTTGGGCCCCAGGAGCCCGCTTTTGGGCCCCAGGAGCCCGCTTTTGGGCCCCAGGAGCCCGCTTTTGGGCCCCAGGTGCCCGCGTTTGGGCCCCTGGAGCCCATCTTTGGTCCCCAGGAGCCTCCCATTAGTTACCGAGAATCTGACACTGGCCACCCAGATGGTTCTGGATGTTCAGAGGCATCAGCTGAAGATGTCGAAAGTGCTGATTTGCCCTGCCTTTCTGCAGATGCTCACCATGAGGGTCTTCTCAAGAATTTCTCCACCAATCTTACTGGCGAAGAACTTTCATCCTCACCCACACGTCACAGGGAGCCCTCCCGCTCACCATCGCCACAAAAGAG GTCAAAGTCCCCAGGGAGGAAGAGAGAATCAGCGTCAccgtcagaaaaaaagaagcggCGGTCCAAATCGCGAAGTCCCAGCCGACGCAAAAAATCCAGCCCGTCTCGGTCGGCCACACGACGCAAGCGATCCCGTTCCAAGTCTCGAACCAAGGTGCGTCGATCCAAGTCGCGCTCCCCGGCTCGCAAGAGACGTTCCCGCACGCCCAATGCCCGGATGAGGAAAAGATCCAAGTCCGCGGACAGGAACAAGCGTTCCCGGAGTCGATCCGCCACCCGCAGGAAAAGGTCTCGCTCAGTAGAAAGGGGAAGGCGCTCCAGATCTCGTTCCTCCGAACGAAGACGCAGGTCGAGGTCCAGAGGTCGAGGGAAACGCCCTGTGTTTCGCAGTCGTTCCTTCGATCGAAgggaccggtggaagagggagCCCAGCCACTCTCCCGTTCTGATACTCCGCAAACAGCGGCGCTCGGGCTCCAGGACGAGGCGCAGTGCCAGCAAGTCGCCCCCAAGGCTCACGGACCTGG ATAAGGACCAGTTACTGGAGATCGCCAAGGCCAACGCTGCTGCCATGTGTGCCAAAGCGGGGGTGCCCATACCCGAGAGTTTGAGGCCAAAAGCCATCCTCCAGCTCCCCCTGCCCACCCCGTCTCCtggccccctctctctcccactGCCCTTACCCCTCCCCATGGGCATGGGGATGCCAAATATGCCCAACATGGGTCCAATGGGCTTGCCCGGCATTCCGGGTATGCCCAACATGTCCAACATCACCATGAGCGCCGCCATGGCGAGTATGACGGCGGCCACCATGACGGCCGCCTTGACCAACATGGGTGCCCTGGCGGCAATGCCTCCCCTCGCCCCCCTTCCTTCCATCACCAACAAACCCCCTCCGAGTCTGGCGCCGCCGACGCCATCCCTGAATCTGGACCACATTGAGGAAGCGAAAAGGAAGGTCACGCAGCAGGCTAACATCCACACTATCAAGGAGCTGACGGAG AAATGTAAGATGATCGCCAATAGCAAGGAGGAGATGGCCGTAGCTGAACCTCATGTCTCTGATGATGAATTCTAA